A single genomic interval of Pomacea canaliculata isolate SZHN2017 linkage group LG5, ASM307304v1, whole genome shotgun sequence harbors:
- the LOC112563641 gene encoding cilia- and flagella-associated protein 206-like — translation MSRAQAESVIKNIIREISQECATKGQAVSETLVAFMVKAVVLDPANEFNVDRTLTKDDVQKLIRLCVERLMDTQSPSLDTVKMQVYFDMNYTTRSDFLEEHRRVLESRLQPVVREITDSRARTREELESLYRKIVSAVLLRSGLGSPTDIAVVREATAALQSVFPQTELGSFMSLIKRDKERQLLELTMIVTGIRLFNKECGKGGEGIDDLPAILNEAVPATTQSVDAEMQRTLRNAFRYTALIEEMHKNRSREGLSMQLLKEALINTRQHQAFLQIILNDVISCAQQVELLENQLAARMEQLQATVQSKTAVPTAQVYPQFIHLAQLWSGFQDEMVLLSVLSNILASLEPFTRGHSELFSDEVLQPYLQNLNILTDDDRTKPVAPEERVNPKDYKAEAREWLLPETTKNFHKIPFQYKGYCAYILAKYDRLLVPANPDIGVMQFRDHYYAFSSQEAAYEFAQNPQEFIQMIAEGAKKSPELIQLLELHTQFSTITPYSQGRDGKMVEKPVTKCDTGTQTDTHFMESNIVKSYEWNEWELRRKAIRLANLRNKITHSMQTNLSNMRRDNAVQVYEPRENETQTKMDGYSNVPKPQVFLAGLRGGGMSEPTVMTKVDLTIDVDQT, via the exons aTGTCGCGTGCTCAAGCTGAAAGTGTCATCAAAAATATTATACGGGAAATTTCCCAAGAATGTGCTACCAAGGGACAAGCTGTCTCAGAAACTCTTGTCGCTTTCATG GTAAAGGCTGTGGTTCTAGATCCTGCTAATGAATTCAATGTCGATCGAACACTGACGAAAGATGATGTTCAAAAACTGATACGG CTTTGTGTGGAAAGACTAATGGACACTCAGTCACCATCTTTGGACACAGTAAAGATGCAAGTGTACTTTGACATGAATTACACAACAAGAT CTGATTTTCTTGAAGAACACCGGCGTGTTCTGGAGTCTCGACTCCAGCCAGTGGTCCGGGAAATAACTGACAGTCGTGCACGAACCCGAGAAGAGCTTGAGAGTTTGTACAGAAAAATCGTATCAGCTGTACTGCTACGTTCTGGTTTAGGCAGTCCTACTGACATTGCTGTTGTCAGGGAAGCCACAG CTGCTCTTCAGTCAGTGTTTCCCCAAACAGAGTTGGGTTCCTTTATGTCATTGATCAAACGTGACAAGGAGAGGCAACTCTTGGAACTGACCATGATTGTCACTGGCATCCGCCTTTTTAACAAGGAATGCGGCAAGGGTGGTGAAGGAATTGATGATT TACCTGCAATCCTAAATGAAGCAGTACCAGCAACAACACAAAGTGTCGATGCTGAAATGCAGAGGACTTTGCGAAATGCCTTCAGATACACAG CCTTGATAGAAGAAATGCATAAGAATCGTTCCAGAGAAGGACTTTCCATGCAGTTGCTTAAGGAGGCACTCATCAACACACGACAACATCAAGCCTTCCTTCAAATCATCCTG AATGATGTTATCAGCTGTGCCCAGCAAGTTGAATTATTGGAAAACCAGCTGGCTGCACGTATGGAGCAACTTCAGGCAACTGTCCAGTCAAAGACTGCTGTTCCAACTGCCCAGGTCTAT CCACAGTTCATCCACCTTGCCCAGCTGTGGAGTGGCTTTCAGGATGAGATGGTGTTGCTGAGTGTCCTTAGCAACATCCTGGCCAGCCTAGAGCCTTTTACAAGG ggtcaCAGCGAGCTTTTCAGTGATGAAGTACTTCAGCCTTATCTTCAGAATCTGAACATCCTTACTGATGACGATCGTACCAAG CCTGTTGCACCAGAGGAAAGAGTAAATCCCAAGGATTACAAGGCAGAGGCTAGAGAGTGGCTGCTTCCAGAAACCACTAAAAATTTCCATAAAATTCCTTTTCAATACAAG GGTTATTGTGCCTACATTTTGGCCAAGTACGATCGTCTGCTAGTTCCAGCCAATCCTGATATTGGTGTCATGCAATTCCGGGATCATTACTATGCCTTCTCGTCCCAAGAAGCTGCTTACGAATTTGCTCAAAATCCACAGGA GTTTATACAGATGATAGCTGAGGGTGCCAAGAAGAGCCCTGAACTGATTCAACTCCTAGAACTACATACTCAATTTTCTACTATCACACCATATTCTCAG GGACGAGATGGGAAAATGGTAGAGAAACCGGTGACCAAATGTGATACTggaacacagacagacacacacttcATGGAATCCAACATAGTGAAAAGCTACGAGTGGAATGAATGGGAGTTACGTCGCAAAGCAATTAGACTG GCCAACCTCAGGAACAAAATTACCCACTCCATGCAGACAAACCTCAGCAATATGCGGCGAGACAATGCAGTCCAAGTGTACGAACCAAG AGAGAAtgaaacacagacaaagatGGATGGATACAGCAATGTGCCTAAACCACAAGTTTTTCTGGCTGGGTTGAGAGGTGGAGGAATGAGTGAACCAACTGTAATGACTAAAGTAGACCTCACCATTGATGTGGATCAGACCTAA